The Glycine soja cultivar W05 chromosome 8, ASM419377v2, whole genome shotgun sequence genome has a window encoding:
- the LOC114422199 gene encoding uncharacterized protein LOC114422199, whose product MAASALSNRLVSPISLPSKPKPKAISLQPKFSLVKFPNTRFHPLSRKTTSLTTFCSSDAPQHDTPIELRYPAFPTVMDINQIRDILPHRFPFLLVDRVIEYNPGVSAVAIKNVTINDNFFPGHFPERPIMPGVLMVEAMAQVGGLVMLQPEVGGSRENFFFAGIDKVRFRKPVIAGDTLVMRMTLTKLQKRFGIAKMEGKAYVGGEVVCEGEFLMAMGSE is encoded by the exons ATGGCAGCCTCAGCTCTCTCCAACAGATTGGTTTCACCCATTTCTCTTCCATCCAAACCCAAACCCAAAGCCATTTCCTTGCAACCCAAATTTTCACTTGTCAAATTCCCCAACACCAGATTCCATCCCTTGTCGAGGAAAACGACGTCGCTCACCACGTTTTGTTCCTCCGATGCTCCTCAGCATGACACCCCAATTGAATTAA GGTATCCAGCATTCCCAACCGTCATGGACATCAACCAGATTCGTGACATTTTGCCTCACAG gtttccttttcttctggTGGATAGAGTGATTGAATACAATCCTGGAGTTTCTGCAGTGGCTATAAAGAATGTGACAATAAATGACAACTTCTTTCCTGGACATTTTCCAGAAAGGCCCATCATGCCTGGTGTTCTAATGGTTGAG GCAATGGCACAAGTTGGTGGTTTGGTCATGTTGCAACCTGAAGTGGGAGGCTCTCGTGAAAACTTCTTCTTTGCTGGAATAGACAAAGTGCGGTTTCGTAAGCCTGTGATTGCTGGGGACACCTTAGTTATGAGAATGACACTTACTAAGCTGCAAAAGCGATTTGGAATAGCAAAGATGGAAGGGAAGGCATATGTTGGAGGCGAAGTTGTGTGTGAGGGTGAATTTTTGATGGCGATGGGGAGCGAATAA
- the LOC114422196 gene encoding chlorophyll a-b binding protein CP24 10A, chloroplastic: MAAATSGAVLNGLGSSFLSGGNRSQTLLATAIGGKVGAAAVTVSPRRLIVVAAAAPKKSWLPGVRGGGNLVDPEWLDGSLPGDYGFDPLGLGKDPAFLKWYREAELIHGRWAMAAVLGIFVGQAWSGVPWFEAGADPNAIAPFSFGTLLGTQLILMGWVESKRWVDFFNPDSQSVEWATPWSRTSENFANATGEQGYPGGKFFDPLSLAGTIKDGVYIPDTEKLERLKLAEIKHARIAMLAMLIFYFEAGQGKTPLGALGL, from the exons ATGGCAGCTGCAACATCTGGTGCTGTGTTAAATGGGTTGGGATCTTCCTTCTTGAGTGGAGGAAACAGGAGCCAAACCCTTCTGGCCACTGCTATTGGAGGCAAAGTTGGTGCTGCTGCTGTTACTGTTAGTCCTAGAAGACTCATTGTGGTAGCTGCTGCTGCACCAAAGAAGTCATGGCTCCCTGGTGTCAGAGGTGGTGGCAACCTCGTCGACCCAGAATGGCTTGATGGATC GCTACCAGGTGACTATGGCTTTGACCCACTAGGCCTTGGGAAGGACCCAGCATTCCTCAAATGGTACAGAGAAGCTGAGCTGATTCATGGGAGATGGGCAATGGCTGCAGTTCTAGGAATCTTTGTGGGCCAGGCATGGAGTGGAGTTCCATGGTTTGAAGCTGGAGCTGACCCAAATGCAATTGCTCCTTTCTCCTTTGGTACTCTTCTGGGAACCCAGTTGATTCTCATGGGGTGGGTTGAAAGCAAGAGATGGGTGGACTTCTTCAACCCAGACTCACAGTCAGTGGAATGGGCCACTCCATGGTCAAGAACATCTGAGAACTTTGCCAATGCCACTGGTGAGCAAGGCTACCCAGGAGGCAAATTCTTTGACCCTTTGAGCTTGGCCGGCACTATCAAGGATGGAGTTTACATTCCGGATACCGAGAAGCTCGAAAGATTGAAATTGGCTGAGATAAAGCATGCCAGGATTGCTATGTTGGCCATGCTGATTTTCTACTTTGAGGCTGGTCAAGGGAAGACCCCCCTTGGTGCTCTCGGCTTGTAA
- the LOC114422201 gene encoding chaperone protein dnaJ 20, chloroplastic-like, which produces MDALTLSSSVNISKPFHILALSKKQQRERHPRTQFGVSCRGRKELGGGVEDNLYKVLSLSPKSATTDDIKKAYRSMALRYHPDVCQDCSKKEESTRMFVQLNAAYQTLSNPRLRAEYDCELGLRSEKISVGDETWRYIWQNQLAELKRRSHIRMAQNQGSWGSRIRPQNIN; this is translated from the coding sequence ATGGATGCTTTAACCTTAAGCTCAAGTGTGAACATTTCCAAACCATTTCATATCCTTGCACTCTCAAAGAAGCAGCAAAGAGAAAGACATCCTCGTACGCAGTTTGGTGTTTCATGCAGAGGCAGAAAAGAGCTTGGAGGTGGTGTGGAGGACAACTTGTACAAGGTACTAAGCTTGAGTCCCAAAAGTGCAACCACGGATGACATAAAGAAAGCATACAGATCAATGGCGCTTCGGTACCACCCTGATGTGTGCCAGGATTGTTCCAAGAAGGAGGAATCAACGAGGATGTTTGTGCAACTCAACGCAGCTTACCAGACCTTATCGAATCCTAGGCTTCGAGCAGAGTATGACTGTGAATtgggtttgagaagtgaaaagatCAGTGTTGGTGATGAGACTTGGAGATATATATGgcagaatcaacttgctgagtTGAAGAGAAGGTCTCACATACGTATGGCACAAAACCAAGGATCATGGGGCAGTAGAATCAGACCGCAAAAC